Part of the Musa acuminata AAA Group cultivar baxijiao chromosome BXJ2-7, Cavendish_Baxijiao_AAA, whole genome shotgun sequence genome is shown below.
GCTTCAGCGGGGTTGCCACGTCAGGCCTTCATTAAGGCGGAGCGCCTTTGGGTGTCTTCCGATGCGACGTGACGGCTACGCACGTGCGCGGGTGGGCTGCCGCCCGCTCTCGGGAGGTGAAAGGACGCCGGTTCTGGTGGGACATCCCTTTTAAATAGCGGGTGCCAGACTTCGCCTTCATCTTTCGCTGCTGTGTTTCCTCCTTCAAGTTCTGCTGTCGCCTCCCCAATCCCCTCCCTGGTCTTCTGCGTAGTCTTTTCCTCTTTCTAAGGTCAGTTGAGATGTCGCCCTCTTCTTCCCCctcttcctctccatcttcctctcctccttcctctccttcttctcctatcCTCGGAGCTGGGGAGGGAAATCCCCCTCTGTCCATGTTGAGTCTTCTGATGGGGAAGCGGCTCGAGCCCTCGAGGCTTTGATGTGGCCGCATGATatcgactccaccgtgagcgagcCTTCGCTGGGGGGACTCTGGGAGCGCTATAGTATCCCGGAGGATCATATCCTCAGCGCCCCTGAGCCGGGCCAACGGGCGTACGACCCAATCCCGAAGGGCTTCGCCTTGTCCCTTGATGCTCTAGAGGCGGGTTTGCATTTTCCTCTTCATCCTCTTATCGTGTCTTGCCTATCTCTCTGGCAGATTTCGCCATCTCTGGTGGCGCCAAACTCTTGGCGCTACCTAGTGGTATTCCTGGGGGAATGCCATTACGCCAGCATCACCCCCACCCTCGACCTTTTCCTCTCTTGTTATCGCCTTTGCAAGGGCTCGGGGGGCTATTTCTTATCGGCCCGAACGGGCTTTCGTGTCGGGGGTGCCCCTTCCAGTAACAAaggatggaaggggaggtttttctaTATTAGCCGGGTACAAGACTGGGGCTTCGAGGTTCGATGGTCCGCGAGGGCGATCGACAACACCACCCCCTGTTTGGGCGATGCAGAGCGCCAAGCTCTGGGGAGGCTTAGAGAGATTCTCCCCAGGTCGCAGGCCATCCGGACCATGACCGAacaatggctggtcgaggcgggccttagcccgatgcctctgGGTACGTTAATGTCGTTTGGTTCGGGTTTGTGGTTGATTTTGGGTACTAACTTTTCCCGTCTCTTGCATAAATGGTGAACCTTCGGTTGCTCCTAGAGGGTCCAGCATCACAACCCCCTCTTCCAGCTCCTCCAGTCGACCCGCAACCCCCTCCTCCGGCTCTGCCGACCGACCCGCAACCTAGCTCGGAGGATGCCCCATTGGAGGTCGAGGCTGGACGCCTTTCGAAGAAGGCGAAGACAACCCCGTCGAGGGGGCCTGAAGCGGGTTCCCGTCACGGCGGGGCAGGACCTAGTCGGCGGACGACTGTGAAGGGTCCACGCCCCGTCTCCGTACGCGACCTATGCCGACTCCCCACCGGGGACGGGGGGTCGTTCCTGACGCGGCTGGCGAGCGAGATCCCGCTCGGCGAGCCCAGCGAGCCCTTGGTCGCCCACTGGGAGGGCTTGTCCCGAGGGGAtagggtgtgggccggaggggatccctcCGCAGCGTTCCTCCAAGGCGCGCTCCATCCTGACATGGCTCGGGACTTGTACGTCTTGCCCTTGGAGGTGCTGCTCAACAAGTCCGCCCAGTCACTGACCTGGGTAAGTATGTCTTCGCTTTTTGGGTTCGTCTGTCCGATGCCGACCTGCTTGATCCGTTCCTCCTTATGCAGGGCCTCCACTAcgcgacggccctgatggacagggtgcgtgaCGCCGGCCGGGTTATTAGGGGCCTCGTCAACCGCAACGTCGAGCTCCACCGCCAGGTAACAGAGGTTAGAGCTGGGGCCGGCCCGGAGGCCGTGGCGGCCGCCGAGAAGCGCGCGGCAGATTTTGGGGCGGAGGCGGAGCGCCTCTGGTCGGAGCTTGAGGCCTCCCAGAAGGCAAACGTGGGGCTCCAAAAAACAATAAGGGTGGAGCGGACCGAACTCCGCCTGGTGAAGGCGGAGGCGAGCGCCCTCAGCAAAAAACTGGAGGAGGCGAAGGTCGAAGCAAAGGCGGCCTCGGAAGCACTGGCAGAAGAGGTCCGACTTCGACCCGCGAAAGAGAAAGAGCTCCTCGAGGCATACAAGAGGTCGGAGGGGTTCGAACTTgggctgacgcggacggggcgggtgtCCTTCGAATATGGATACCGCATCGCCACGTCCCATTTCCGCGCTTGTCACCCTGGTCTTGAGGTGGAGGAGGACCCCTTCACCCCTCACCCCGAGGACCAGGGGGTGGACATACCCGAGGAGGTCCCCTTCGATGATCGCCTGGAGGTCCCCCAACAATAAGGAAAGGGTCTTGTATTTTGTTTTGCTAGTTGGTTTTTGTAAGTCGAGTCTTGTAAGTCGGCTTGCTTTCTAAATAAAAGGAAACTTTTCTTCTTTCGTctgttgtcttcttcttcttcttttcctaggCGAAAAGCTTCTCCCCCCCTCGGACGaaaaaagcttcttcttctttaaaCGAAAAGGACTCTTTGTTTCAGacaaaaaacttcttaaggttccaGACATTCCAGGTTCTCGGTAAGGGAGAGTCGTCCGTCGTCGTGAGCCGGTAAGTACCCGGTCAGACTACCtcgacgacccgataaggtccctcccacttgggggccagcttcccccttgcccgggtcgggtcgctgacctcggTCTTTCGCAGGACCAGGTCGCCTAACTTAATCGGTCGGGGTCATACCTTTCtattgtagacccttgcgacggctctcttgtaggagagggccttcaggtgtgcgtcggagcgtcgctcctcgagcatgtcgaggctGGCGTGAAGTCCCTCGTTCGAGGCTTCCTCATCATAGCTCCTTGTCCGAAGGGTGGCGATAGCCACCTCGGGTGGCAAgacagcttcggttccgaacgTCAGGCTATACAGGGACTCTCCAATCGCGATCTTGGGAGTAGTGCGCAGTGACCACAGGACGCTAGGGAGTTTGTCCAtccaggccgatcgggctgcggacactctCCTTTTGAGTCCATCTAAGATGGACCGATTGGTTACCTCCGCCAGCCCGTTCGTCTAAGGgggggccaccgagctgaaccttagctggatgCTATGTCTGGCACAAAACTCCCGGAACCTTCtaccggcgaactgaggtccgttatCCGTAATAATGGTTTTGGGCAACTCGAACCGGGTCACTAGATTTctccacacgaacttctccatttgATGTTCCGTGATTGTCGCCaacggctcggcctcgacccactttgtgaaataatccactcccacgatgatgtacttccgtTGCCCCGAAGCCGGGGGGAAAGGTCCAAGCAGGTCCAacccccactgcgcgaatggccacgcGCAATCGATGGGGCTGAGCGGGATCGCAGGCTgtcggggtgcgcgggcgtgttCTTGTCACGAACCGCACCACTGCACGTAGGCTTTCGCatcccggcacatggtcggccagtagtaaccttggcggagtattttgtgcgccaaggttcgcccgccgatgtgttctCCACAGACTCCCTCGTGGATCTCGGCCAAGATCGTCTGGGCCTCGTTGGGCTCCAAGCATCGTaggagggggtaggtgaaggacCGCCTATAAAGACGCCCGCTCACCTCGGTGTACCACGCGTGTGTACGACGTAGGCGCCGAGCCGCAACTTCGTCGTGGGGAAGGGTCCCATCCCGTTTGAAGCGAAGCAGCTCTTGTACCCATGTGATCGTCGCGCTGCCAGGGACCATAGCCGCAACTTCGACGGCGCGGGCAGGAAGCTCCTCGACCTCCTGCAATGCTTCGGGGGTCGGCTTTGACGCGAGCTTAGCTAGCGCATCGGCTCGCTCGTTCTCCTCCCTCGGAACATTAGATAACGTAAAATAAGGGAACTTGGCAGTCAGGTCCCGAGCTTCGTACCCACCGCtgagctgctcggccacaagttgcaagtcggtgaggacgtgtatagcagccacctgcatctcgagggccaacctgagtcctgctaggagcgcctcgtattccgctTCATTGTTagtggctttaaacccgaagcgAAGGGAGTGCTCGAACGAACGGCCATCGGGGGCAAGCAGAACCAGTCCCGCGCCGGCACCCTTTGAGCTGGCCGAGCCATCCACGTGTAGGATCCAGGCCTCGGGAGGTTGCTCGAGATCCCCGTCTGCC
Proteins encoded:
- the LOC135616384 gene encoding uncharacterized protein LOC135616384; protein product: MQSPRTIKDLQRLNGRLVVMSRFLARSGDRCLPFFRALKNPKNFQWTAEFSFVLIKESTGEQLPIYYVSHILSGPEGRYPPIEKLALALVLSTRKLRPYFQAHPVEVITDQPLRQVLSKFDVTGRLLKWAVELGEHDIRYVPRTAIKAQAVADFIAELTRVADGDLEQPPEAWILHVDGSASSKGAGAGLVLLAPDGRSFEHSLRFGFKATNNEAEYEALLAGLRLALEMQVAAIHVLTDLQLVAEQLSGGYEARDLTAKFPYFTLSNVPREENERADALAKLASKPTPEALQEVEELPARAVEVAAMVPGSATITWVQELLRFKRDGTLPHDEVAARRLRRTHAWYTEVSGRLYRRSFTYPLLRCLEPNEAQTILAEIHEGVCGEHIGGRTLAHKILRQGYYWPTMCRDAKAYVQWCGS